A single region of the Polyodon spathula isolate WHYD16114869_AA chromosome 12, ASM1765450v1, whole genome shotgun sequence genome encodes:
- the LOC121324720 gene encoding glucose-6-phosphatase catalytic subunit 1-like, producing MDIGMDLLHSSGVSMVQYLQTHYRDSQSWFLFVSFAADLRNTFFVFFPIWFHLSESVGVKLIWVAVIGDWLNLVFKWILFGQRPYWWVHETPYYSNTSVPHIEQFPVTCETGPGSPSGHAMGAAGVYYVMVTSILTIVLHKNKPSNTIKNWCVRAVLWSAFWGVQLCVCLSRIFLAAHFPHQVITGVIIGMLVAEAFSHIEWIYGASLKKYLHSTLFLFCFALGFYLLLSALGVDLLWTLEKAKRWCVRAEWVHMDTTPFASLLRNLGTLFGLGLALNSSLYMESCRGKQGHSAPFRLGCIAASLVVLHLFDSFKPPTKIEALFYLLTFCKSTAVPLATVAIIPYCISSMLSRHDRKLL from the exons ATGGACATTGGCATGGACTTGCTCCACAGCTCTGGAGTGAGCATGGTGCAGTACCTCCAAACCCACTACAGAGACTCCCAGAGCTGGTTCCTGTTCGTCTCCTTCGCCGCAGACCTCAGAAACACATTCTTCGTCTTCTTCCCCATTTGGTTCCACTTGAGCGAGTCGGTGGGAGTCAAACTCATCTGGGTGGCCGTCATTGGGGACTGGCTCAACCTGGTCTTCAAGTG GATTCTTTTTGGACAGAGGCCCTACTGGTGGGTTCATGAGACCCCCTACTACAGCAACACTTCAGTGCCTCACATTGAGCAGTTCCCAGTCACCTGTGAAACCGGACCAG GCAGTCCCTCTGGTCACGCCATGGGTGCAGCTGGTGTTTACTACGTCATGGTCACCTCCATTCTAACCATTGTGCTTCACAAAAACAAGCCCTCAAACACAATCAAAAACTG GTGTGTGCGTGCTGTGCTGTGGTCAGCATTCTGGGGTGTCcagctctgtgtctgtctgtccaggaTCTTCCTGGCCGCCCACTTCCCACACCAGGTCATCACAGGGGTAATCATAG GTATGCTCGTAGCTGAAGCTTTCAGCCACATCGAGTGGATCTATGGCGCAAGCCTGAAGAAGTACTTGCACTCCACCCTGTTCCTGTTCTGCTTCGCTCTGGGTTTCTATCTGCTCCTCAGTGCCCTGGGAGTGGACCTGCTCTGGACGCTGGAGAAAGCCAAGAGGTGGTGCGTCCGAGCCGAGTGGGTCCACATGGACACCACACCCTTTGCCAGCCTGCTCCGCAACCTGGGCACCCTCTTTGGACTGGGGCTCGCCCTCAACTCCTCGCTCTACATGGAGAGTTGCCGAGGGAAGCAGGGCCACAGCGCCCCCTTCAGGCTAGGCTGTATTGCTGCCTCGCTGGTGGTGCTCCATCTCTTCGACTCCTTCAAACCCCCCACCAAAATAGAAGCCTTGTTTTACCTGCTGACTTTCTGTAAGAGCACAGCTGTGCCGCTGGCCACTGTGGCCATCATTCCTTACTGCATCTCCAGCATGCTGAGCCGGCACGACAGGAAGCTTTTATAA
- the arl4d gene encoding ADP-ribosylation factor-like protein 4D gives MGNQLTEIAPSTPFLPNFQSLHVVIIGLDMAGKTSLLYRLKLREFVKTIPTKGFNMEKVKVAIGSSRAITFQVWDVGGQEKLRPLWKSYTRRTDGIVFVVDSTETERVEEAKVELHKITRTSENQGIPVLVLANKQDLPAPLSATEMEKVLALHEMSASTLHHVQGCSAVDGQGLQPGLEKLYEMILKRKKMLRHSKNKR, from the coding sequence ATGGGGAACCAACTTACTGAGATTGCTCCCAGCACGCCCTTTTTGCCAAACTTCCAGTCGCTGCATGTTGTGATCATTGGGTTGGACATGGCAGGCAAAACGTCATTGCTGTACAGACTTAAGCTGAGGGAGTTTGTCAAAACTATCCCCACTAAAGGATTTAACATGGAAAAAGTCAAAGTGGCAATTGGAAGCTCGCGCGCCATCACTTTTCAGGTCTGGGACGTGGGTGGGCAGGAGAAGCTGAGACCGCTGTGGAAGTCTTACACCCGGAGAACGGACGGCATTGTCTTTGTGGTAGACTCGACAGAGACTGAGCGTGTGGAGGAGGCTAAAGTGGAACTACATAAAATCACACGGACTTCCGAGAACCAGGGCATTCCCGTGTTGGTCCTGGCCAACAAACAGGATTTACCTGCGCCGCTCTCAGCCACTGAGATGGAGAAAGTGCTCGCCCTGCACGAAATGAGTGCGTCCACATTGCACCACGTGCAGGGTTGCAGTGCAGTAGATGGACAGGGGCTGCAACCAGGACTTGAGAAACTGTATGAAATGATACTCAAACGAAAGAAAATGCtcagacacagcaaaaacaagagatga